In Methanobacterium sp., the DNA window GTGCAAGAAACCATCCTGGTGTAGATATAGTGTCGGTAGAAAACTTAAATGCTGAACTTTTAGCTCCAGGTACACACGCAGGTAGATTTACAATATACACAAAATCTGCCATTGAAAAATTAGGTGAATTATTCCAATAAAGTTATAGGACGTGTGAAAATGGATCCTTATGCAATAATAGTAAAACCACACTTAACAGAAAAAAGTATGAACTCTATTGACCAAAATAATGAGTTAACATTCATAGTACTGCGAACTGCTAGAAAAGCAGATGTAAAAAGCGCGTTTGAGGACCTTTACGCTGTTAAAGTAGAAAGAGTAAACACTCAATTTACTTCAAAAGGTGAAAAGATAGCATATATTAAACTTGCAGCAGAACACAGCGCAGAGGATATAGCAGTTAAAATGGGAGTATTCTAAATAACTCCAATTTAATCTAATTATCCGCAAAGACCAAATAGGGTCATGTATGGAGGAATAAATAATGGGAAAACGTTTAAAATCACAAAGACAAGGGAGAGGAACTCCTACTCATAGGAGTGCATCCCATCGATTCAAAGGAAGGATCGAATACAGATCGTATGATAATGTAGAAAAAGAAGGCAGTTTGAAAGGAAAAATTGCTGATATCATTCACGATCCTGGAAGAAGTGCACCAATAGCATTGGTAAAATTTGAAAATGGTGAAAAATTACTGGTATTAGCACCAGAAAGTATACAAATAAATGATGATATAGAATTTGGAGCTTCAGCACCAATCAAAGCAGGAAATGCATTACCACTTGCACAGATTCCAGAAGGAACACCTGTATATAATCTTGAAAAAAGCCCTGGAGACGGCGGAAAATTCGTTAAAGCATCAGGCACTCACGCTTCTTTAATAACCCATGATGTAGGAAAGGCAATAGTAGAATTGCCATCAGGAGAATTAAAAGCATTTCATCCTGCCTGCAGAGCAACCATTGGAGTAGTTGCTGGAGGAGGAAGGAAAGAAAAACCATTCCTTAAAGCAGGAAACAGATACTACGCTTTAAACGCTAAAGGTAAAAAGAATGTTAGCGTTAGAGGAGTGGCAATGAACGCAGTAGATCACCCACACGGTGGTGGAAACAGACAACATCCTGGAAAGCCGACTACAGTTTCAAGACATGCGCCACCAGGAAGAAAAGTAGGTTCAATCGCTGCTAGAAGAACAGGGAAAAGAAGATAAAATTAAAATTTTTAAAAAAAGGGAACCCTCAAACATTTCAGTTTGGGGCACCGAAAATCGAAGCTTGCAAAAATCTTTTCAAAGATTTTTGCGCTCCAAAAATTCTTCGAATTTTTGAGAGATTTTCGAGTGTAAATAAAATAAAAGCTCAAATAAAATATGAGGAGGCGACTAATTGGCTAGAAAAGAATTTATATATCGCGGTTATACATTAGAAGAGTTACAACAGATGCCTTTGGATAATGTTATACAACTCTTCCCATCAAGACAGAGAAGATCCCTTAGAAGGGGATTTCTCCCAAGACAAAAGAAAGTGCTTGAAAATATAAGAAAAATAAAAAAAGAAGGAAAAAAGGGCGGAAGACCACAGATAATCAAAACTCATTGTAGGGACATGATTGTTCTCCCAGAAATGGTAGGATTAACCTTTGGAATTTACAATGGAAAAGAATTCACAGAAGTAACCATACTACCAGAAATGATTGGATGTTACTTTGGGGAATTTGCACTTACAAGAAAACGAGTACAACACGGGGATCCTGGAATGGGTGCTACAAGGTCATCTATGTTCGTACCTCTTAAATAAGGAGAGAATACAATGGCAAAGATTAACTACGCTTATACGGATGACAATAAAGCTAAAACAGCTAAGGCTCTTGGAAGATCCCTTAAGATCTCTCCAAAACATTCTGTTGAAATATGTAACAAAATAAGAGGAATGAATGTAGAAACTGCCAAAAATTACCTTGAAGACGTAATTGAAATGAAAAAAGCAGTTCCTTTCAAAAAGCATAACAAAAAAGTAGGTCACAGAAGAGGGTTAGAAGGCTGGCCAACTGGTAGATATCCAGTGAAAGCAGCAGCCCAAATTCTTGATATAATTAAAAGTGCTGAAGCAAATGCTGAATACAAAGGCCTTGATACCGAAAATCTTAAAATAATACACATATCTAGCCACAAGGGATACGTAATACGTGGATGGACTCCAAGAGCTTTTGGAAGAGCCAGTCCATTTAACACACCAACCACCCACATACAGATTGTTCTAGAGGAGGCACAGAATTAAATGATTGAAAAAGATTTTGTCACAGAAGGTCTTAAAAGGACAAGAATTGATGAATACCTTGAAAACGAGCTTGAAAGGGCAGGTTATGGTGGAATGGAAATTCAAATAACCCCTCTAGGTACAATGATTGTTGTTTATGCTGAACGTCCAGGAATGGTTATTGGAAGAGGTGGAAAAACCGTCAGAAACATAACACAAACCCTAAAAACAGGCTACGGACTTGAAAATCCTCAAGTAGAAGTTAAAGAAGTTGACATTCCTGAACTTAACCCTAAAATAATGGCTCATAAAATTGCAGCAATGCTGCAGCGTGGAATGCACTTTAGAAGAGTAGCGTACACAGCACTTAGAAGAATAATGGGTGCCGGAGCACAGGGTGTAGAAGTTACGATTTCTGGTAAAATAAGAGGTGCAAGGTCAGCAACAGCAAAATTCAATGATGGTTACATTAAAAAATGTGGTGAACCATCTATAAGGTTTGTTAAAGAAGGATTTGCAACTGTTCAACTAAAACCTGGAGTTTTAGGAATATATGTTAGAATTATGCCGCCAGGAATGATTTTACCTGATAAAGTGGATATTCTACAAGTTGCTGTTGAAGAACCGGAAGCTGAAACAATCTCTGAAACTTTAGAAGTAGAAGAAGTTGAAGAATCTTCAGATCAAGAAATTGAGGACACAAAAATCAGTGAAATCGCTGAAGAGCTTGAAGAAGAAACTTCTGAAGAGTTAGAAGAAGCAGAAGATATTGCTGAGGAACTGGAAGAAGCAGAGGAATCTGTTGAAGAGGAGCCTGAATCTGAAGAAGCTGTTGAACCGGAATCTGAAGAGGAACCTGAAGAATCTGTTGAAGAGGAGCCTGAATCTGAAGAAGCTGTTGAACCGGAATCTGAAGAGGAACCTGAGTCTGAAGAAATTACTGAAGATGAATCTGGTGAGGAACTGGAAGAAGCAGAGGAAACTATTGAGGAACCTGAAGAGGAGCCTGAAAAAGCTTCTAAAGAACCTGAAAAGGCACAAGAAGAGTCAAAAAAGCCAGAATAGAAATATTGCATATGCATAAATATAAAAAGGATGGAATAACATGGTAATATTAAGGAGCAAAGAAATACGTGAAATGGAAACCGAGGACATCCAGAAGAAACTGGATGAACTCAAAGCAGAATATGCAAAAAATATTTCAAAGAGTTCTGCAGCAGGAGTTTATGAAAATCCTGGGAAAATCAAGGAACTTAAAAGAACAATTGCACGTGTCCTTACCATAATGAACGAAAAACAGAGGGAGAAGTAAAATAGATGAAAGTCTGCGAGATTTGTGGTCTTCCAGAAGAACTTTGTGTCTGTGAAGAAATAGCTAGAGAAATTCAAAAAGTTAAAGTATACACAGTAAGAAGGCGTTTCGGAAAGCTTATGACCATTGTAGAAGGTATAGATAAGCACGATATAGATATAAGAGAACTAACAAAGGAACTCAAGAATAAATGCGCCTGTGGAGGGACTGCTAAAAAAGGCCAGATTGAACTTCAAGGGGACCATAAAAGGAAGGTCAAGCAAGTTCTGGCTAATATGGGTTTTTCTTCAGATACAATAGAAATAAGATAATTTCAATAGAAAATTCAGTGAAATAAAGACAATCTCTCAGTTTAAAGCTATTAAACTGCTAACAAAGTAAATAAGACTTTCAAACACGAAAAATGATAACTCCAAAGAATATATTCCAACATGAGCTAATAGGACTCCCTGTTAAGATTGTAAATAGTACTCATGATGGATTCATAGGAATAGAAGGAAAAGTTGTTGATGAGACTAAAAACACCATCAAAATTGAACAAGAGGACGAAACTGAGAAAGTAGTTCCCAAGGGAGTTGCAACTTTTCATTTTAATTTGCCTGAGGGCATTATTGTAGAAATAGATGGCAATATTATCATTGCTCGCCCTGAAGATAGGATAAAAAAGAAATTCAGGAAATATTGGTGATAACATGGTAGGTATTGATGTTCAAGAACCTAAAGAAAAATGTGACGATCCGAACTGCCCATTTCATGGAGCTCTTCCAGTAAGAGGCCAGATTTTAGAGGGTATTGTTACAAGCGACAAAGCTGAAAGGACAATCACAGTAGAAAGAAGTTTTTATAAATTTATAAGAAAATACGAAAGATACGAAAAAAGAAAATCAAAAATAACCGCTCACAAGCCTGACTGTATTGATGTAAATATAGGTGATGCAGTGAAAATCGCAGAATGCAGGCCTTTAAGTAAAACCAAACATTTCGTGGTTTTAGAGGTTAAAGGAGACAAATAAATGAAAGCTATCACTTCAAATGTTACAAGAGTTTTACCAATAGGTGCAAGACTCCAGTGCATTGACAACACAGGTGCAAGGGAAGTTGAAATTGTATCTGTTAAAGGATACAAAGGTGTAAGAAGGAGACTTGCAATCGCAGGTGTAGGTGACATGATTATAGTTACTGTTAAAAAAGGAACTATAGACATGAGAAAAGAAGTTATGACTGCTGTTGTTGTAAGACAGAAAAAAGAATACAGAAGAGCAGATGGCTTAAGGGTTAAATTTGAAGACAATGCTGCAGTTATAATAACTCCAGAAGGTACATTAAAGGGTTCTGAAATAAGAGGCCCTGTTGCTAAAGAAGCAGCTGAAAGATGGCCAAGTATTGGAAGTGCTGCAAGCACTATAGTTTAATGGTGATAAAATGTCAAAACAACCAAGAAAACAAAGGAAACTTCTTCACAAAGCACCATTACATGTAAGACATAAATTAATGAGTGTTACATTAAGTAAAGAACTCAGAGAACAGCATGGAAAAAGATCCATCCCTGTAAAAAAAGGTGACACTGTAAAAATAATGCGTGGAGACTTTAAAGACCACGAAGGAAAAGTAGAAAAAGTGGATCTTAAAAAATACAGAGTTCAAATTGAAGGAGCTTCATTACAAAAACCAGACGGAAATCAAATTTATCACTCTGTACACCCATCCAAACTTATGATAGTAGAGCTTGATTTGGATGATGAAGAGAGGAATAAAATAATGGAGAGGAAGGGATAAAATGGCAATAATGGGATCTAGAAAACATCTCAAGCGTTTTAAAGCGCCAAAACATTGGCCAATCCATCCAAAAGAAAATAAATGGACCGTAAAACCAAATGCAGGTCCTCACGCTATAGATGAATCATTACCTTTACTTCTTGTAGTTCGTGATATTCTCAAAGTTGCTGATAATGCCAGAGAAGCAAAACGAATTATAAACAGCGGCGAAATTCTTGTAGATGGAAGGGTAAAAAAAGATTATAAATTCCCTGTTGGATTTATGGATGTAATAGAAATTCCAAAATCAGAAAGTATATATAGAGTTTTACCGGATGAAAAAGGAAGATTAGTACTTTATCCAATAGCAACAGAGAATAAAGAATTTAAACTCTGTAAAATCACTAATAAAACCACTATAAAAGGTGGCAAAACTCAACTTAACTTACATGATGGAAGAAACTGTCTTAGTGAAGATGAATGCAGGGCAGGGGATGTAATAATCCTTAAAGTTCCAGAACAGGATATATCTGAAGTAATTAAATTCGAAAAAGGAACTATTGGCCTTATAACTGGTGGAAAACACATTGGTGAAATTGGTAAAATTAAGGAGATTAACATAACAAAATCTTCAATGCCTAACACCGTTGAAATAGAAACCGAAAATAAAAAGACATTTCTTACATTAAAAGAGTATGTTTTTGTAATCGGTAAAACCAAACCTGTAATCACACTTCCTGGAGGTAAATAGATGAACCCAATGGAAGAAGTAAAAATAGCAAAGGCAACAATCAACATTGGTGTTGGTGAAGCTGGAGAAAGGCTTGTAAGGGCTGAGAACTTAATTAAAAGCATAACAAACCAACAACCAGTACGTACTTTTTCTAAAGTTACAAATCCTGAATTTGGTATAAGAAAAGGGCAACCCATAGCATGTAAAGTTACATTAAGGGGAGAAAAAGCTGACAAAGCCATTAAAATGATTCTTGATGGTATTGAAAACAAATTAAAAACAAGCCAATTCGATGCTCAAGGAAATGTTTCATTTGGAATAGAAGAACACATAGACATTCCAGGAATGCGCTATGATCCAGATATAGGTATATTTGGAATGAATATTTCCGTAACATTCGAAAAAGCAGGTTATAGAATTAAAAAAAGGAAAATCCAAAGGAAAAAAATCCATAATAAACATAAAGTAACTTCAGAAGAAACTATAAACTTTATGAAGGAAAATTTCCAAGTTAGGATTAAATAAGGTTGCAGGAAATGTGTAAATTTCCTGAACCCCAAAATGAAAAATTTTTAGGTGATACACTTGCCAAGAAAATACGGAAAAGCATCAAGAAAATGTAGAAGATGCGGCGATCACTCTGCATTAGTTAGAAGATACGGGCTTATGTTATGCAGACAATGCTTCAGAGAACTCGCACACAAAATAGGATTTAAAAAATACAATTAAGAGGTGTTATTCGTGCTTATGGATCCTTTAGCAAACGCGCTTACTAACATGAGAAATAATGAAATGCAGGGAAATAATAGATGTAAAATTTCACCTGCATCAAAAATGATAGGGCGCGTTCTAAGAACAATGCAAAAAGAAGGATATATCGGCGAATTTGAATTTGTCGATGACAACAAAGCCGGACAGTTCATAGTAGAACTTGAAGGAAATATAAATAAATGCGGTGTTATAAAGCCAAGACACGCCGTTGGAAAGGACGATTTTGAAAAATTTGAAAAGAGATACTTGCCCTCCAAAAACTTTGGAATTATGATACTTACAACACCAGAAGGAATCATGACTCACAAAGAAGCAAAAGAAAAGGGAATTGGCGGTAGACTCTTAGTATATGTCTATTAAGGTGATAAAATGGTTGAAGCAGTAGTCCTTAGAGAAGAAATCGAGATTCCTGAGGGTATCGACGTCACCATAAATGGTGAAGTAACCGTGAAGGGATCAAAGGGACAGCTCTCAAGGAAATTTAAGCATTCCAATATTGTCATTAAAAAGGAAGATGAAAAAATTGTTTTAGAAAGTAATTTTCCTAAAAAAAGAGATAAAGCAATGCTTGGAACTATAAAATCCCATATTGATAATATGATTATAGGATTAACTGATGGATTTACTTATAACATGAAAATAGTTTATGCTCACTTCCCTATGACTGTAAAAGCTGCAGGGGATAAAGTTATAATAGAAAATTTCCTCGGTGAAAGATACCCGCGAACAGCAAAAATTGTAGGAAACGCTAAAGTCCAGATAAAAGGTGAAGAAGCAATCGTTACAGGTGCTAACAAAGAAGAAGTTGGACAAACAGCAGCTAACTTAGAGCAAGCTACAAAAATAAAGGGAAGAGATCCAAGGGTGTTCCAAGACGGAATATACCTTGTAAGTCGGGAATAACGGCGGTGACAATATGAAAAAACCAAATTTCAAAAGACAGGAATGGTTTAGATACAAGAAACTTGGGGATAAATGGAGAAAGGCTAGAGGTAAAACTAGTAAAACCCGAAGATACGAAAAAGGGAAACCCGCAATGCCTTCAATAGGCTACGGATCTCCAAAAGTAACAAGAGGGCTCCATCCATCAGGATACAGAGATGTACTTGTCCGCAACCTAAACGAACTTGAAAACCTGGATCCATCTGTTCAAGCCGGTAGAATTAGTGCTACAGTTGGAAAAAGGAAAAAAGAAGTTATGCTTCAAAAAGCAAAAGAATTAGGGATCAAGATTCTAAATAAGGGAGTTTAAGTACTAAATGCAGAGTGCTTAAGTCAGTAAAATCTGACACACAAATATAAATTGCAATTTAATCGCAAAAAAACCAATTAAGGTAAATTTTGATCAGCCTTTCAAAAATAAAGCTCTAAAACTTTCAATAAATATAAACTTGTATATAATGGCTTAAAATCTATATTTCAAGGAATTATTGACAGTTCTATAGGTTTTTTGAAGAGGTTGAAGGGAGGTTTCTTAATGAATCTTACTACTCAAAAGAGATTGGCCGCAGATATACTCAAAGTCGGGGAAAACAGGGTATGGATAGATCCTGAAAGAACAGAAGAAGTATCAAGAGCCATAACTCGTGAAAACGTAAAACAATTAATTGATGATAAAGCCATAAGAGCTAAGCCTCAAACTGGCATAAGCAGCTATAGATCAAAGAAAATTGCTGCACAGAAGAAAAAAGGAAGAAGAAAAGGTCAAGGTAGTACTAAAGGAGCTAAAGGAGCTAAAAATCCAAAGAAAGAAGCATGGATGACTACTATAAGGGCTTTAAGAACTGATCTAAAGGATATGAGAGAAAACAGGGAGATAAACAAAACTACCTACAGAAAGCTCTATAGGATGGCAAAGGGTGGCGCTTTCAGAAGCAAATCCTACATGAAAACCTATGCAAGGGATCATGGCCTGCTCAGGTAGATAAGGAGGAATTTAATTGGCACACGGATCAAGATACAAAGTGGCATTTAAGAGAAGAAGAGAAGGTAAAACTGATTATGGGGCCCGATTAAGGCTTATTGATTTAGAAAAAGCAAGGATGGTTGTAAGAATTACAAACAATCATGTAATTGCTCAAATAATAAAAGTAGCTCCAGAAGGAGATGAAACAATTATTTCAGCACATTCCAATGAACTTAAACAAATGGGATGGCTTGGATCTACAAAAAACAGCTCTGCAGCATATTTAACTGGATTCTTATGCGCTAAAAAAGCTTTAAAAGATGATGTAGACACAGCTGTTTTAGATATTGGTTTAAAATCACCTACAAAAGGCACTAAGGTTTTTGCTGTATTAAAAGGAGCAGTAGATGCTGGACTAAACATTCCTCATGGCGATTCAGTCTTACCTACAGATGAAAGGATAAGAGGGGAACACGTAGCACAATATGCAGAATCTTTAAGTGAAAAAGAACTTAATGAGAAATTTTCACAATATATAAAGAATGGATTATCCCCAAAAGATCTCCCAGACCATTTTGAAAAAATTAAACAGAAAATAAGTGAAGAGGGATCATAATGAATTATAATAAAGAAGAATGGGAGCCTAAAACTAATTTGGGACATTTGGTCAAAGACGGAACTATAACTGATATAGATGAAATCTTTGAAAAAGGACTTCCTATAATGGAACTTGAAATTGTTGATAAACTCCTACCTGATTTAGAAGAAGAAGTAATGGATGTAAACCTCGTGCAGAGAATGCACAAATCTGGTAGAAAAGTTAACTTCAGAGTAATTGTCGCAGTTGGAAATAAAAACGGATATGTAGGTCTTGGACAGGGAAAAGCCAAAGAAGTAGGTCCTGCAATAAGAAAAGCTGTTGATAACGCTAAATTTAATATAATCAAAGCCAGAAGAGGCTGTGGTGATTGGGGATGCGTATGTGGAAGAGAACACACCGTACCATTTAAAGTTGATGGGAAAAAAGGCAGTGTAAGAGTAACATTAATCCCAGCACCAGGTGGAGTTGGTCTTGCAATAGGAGATGTTGGAAAAACTATCTTAGGACTTGCAGGAATAGATGATGTATGGTCTCAAACAATGGGCCAAACACAGACAACCATAAACTTTGCAGGCGCTGTTTTTGATGCTTTGAAAACTTTAAGCAAAGTTAAAGCAACAAAATCTGACCTTAAAAATCTTGGAGTAGCAGTATAAGGTGATAACATGATTGCAGCAATAAGAGTAAGAGGTAGGACAGGGATTAAAAAGGACATTGCAGACACACTTGACATGTTAAAACTTACAAGAATCAATCATGCAGTCTTAATCGAAGAAAACCCTAGTTATCAAGGAATGCTTCAAAAAGCCAAAGATTACATAACTTGGGGAGAAATTGACTCTGAAACAGTGGCTAAAATTATATCCAAAAGAGGAAAATTAGCTGGTAACATTAAAGTCACTGAAGATTACCTAAAGGAAAATACAGATTATTCCTCAGTAGAAGAACTTTCAAAGGCAGTAGTAGATTCTGGTGCTAAACTGGAAGATAGTGGAATAAAACCAGTATTTAGACTTCACCCTCCACGAAAAGGATACGAAGACATTAAAAAAACTTTTGTAGAATCTGGAAGTTTAGGTTACAGAGGAGATAAAATAGGAGATCTTATAAAAAAGATGATCTAATATTTTTTAAAGATCAAAAAACTCTTATTTCATGAATTTGATGAAACTTTCAAGAGGGAATAACGATGATAAGAAGGACAAAAAAAATAAGGAAATTGAGAGGATCACGAACCATTGGTGGCGGATGTTCTAAAAAACGAAGAGGAGCAGGCCATAGAGGTGGAAGAGGAAATGCAGGTCTCCATAAAAGTAAATGGACATGGACCGTTAAATATGATCCAAAACACTTCGGAAAATATGGATTTAAAAGACCACCACGAAGTATTTTAAAATTCAATCCGGTTAATTTAGATTACTTAGATGAAAAATCAGAAGAATTAGTAAATCAGGGTTTAGCTTTAAAGAAAAATGGCGCAATTGAAATAAACGTCACAGACCTTGGTTACAATAAAGTTTTAGGAAAAGGTAAAGTAAACAGGCCTTTAATAGTAAAATCTCCTAAATTCTCCAGTTCCGCAATACAAAAAATAGAGGAAGCTGGCGGAGAAATAGTAACTTTATAATGTATTTAAGGCAAGGAGTGAAGCTCATTGATTGAAAAATTACAGCCAATTTTTTCATGGATTCCTCAAGTCAAGTCACCTCAACACAGACAGCCTTTTAAGGATAAACTCAAGTGGACAGGTATAATTCTTATATTATATTTTGTCCTTGCTAATATCCACCTTTTTGGGCTTAGTCCAACTGCTGTTGACCAATTTTCGCAGTTAAGGGCAGTACTTGCAGGGGAATTTGGTTCCATTATTACTTTGGGTATAGGGCCTATAGTAACATCATCCATTATTCTCCAGCTTTTAGTTGGAGGAAAAATATTGAATCTGGATCTTTCAAGACATGAGGATAAAGCTTTGTTCCAGGGCACTCAAAAGCTCCTTGCTATAATATTTACTTTATTTGAAGCAGCAGTAATGGTTTTGGCAGGTTTACTTCCTCCATCAGCACCAGAACTTGCAGCAATTCTTATAGCTCAAATAACTCTTGGTGGAATCCTCATTATATTTTTAGATGAAGTTGTATCAAAATGGGGATTTGGAAGTGGTGTAGGCCTCTTCATTGTTGCAGGAGTATCACAGGCAATAGTTGTGGGAACGTTTAACTTCCTTGCATCTCCAACATCACCAGGAGTACCTGCAGGAGCAATTCCTAAGTTTATATATCTTTTAACTACAGGAGCTCCTGATTTCAGCATACTCATTCCAGTACTTGCTACTATTATTGTTTTCCTAGTAGTAGTATACGCTGAAAGTATGCGGGTCGAAATACCTCTTTCTTATGGTGGGGTAAAAGGAGCAAGAGGAAAATATCCCCTAAGATTTATTTATGCAAGTAATATGCCTGTTATTTTGACTAGTGCACTTCTTATGAATGTGGCATTATTCGCTGGTTTATTCCAGAAAATTGGTTTCCCTATTCTGGGGACAATTTCTCAAGG includes these proteins:
- a CDS encoding 50S ribosomal protein L15 — encoded protein: MIRRTKKIRKLRGSRTIGGGCSKKRRGAGHRGGRGNAGLHKSKWTWTVKYDPKHFGKYGFKRPPRSILKFNPVNLDYLDEKSEELVNQGLALKKNGAIEINVTDLGYNKVLGKGKVNRPLIVKSPKFSSSAIQKIEEAGGEIVTL
- the rpsE gene encoding 30S ribosomal protein S5 encodes the protein MNYNKEEWEPKTNLGHLVKDGTITDIDEIFEKGLPIMELEIVDKLLPDLEEEVMDVNLVQRMHKSGRKVNFRVIVAVGNKNGYVGLGQGKAKEVGPAIRKAVDNAKFNIIKARRGCGDWGCVCGREHTVPFKVDGKKGSVRVTLIPAPGGVGLAIGDVGKTILGLAGIDDVWSQTMGQTQTTINFAGAVFDALKTLSKVKATKSDLKNLGVAV
- the rpmD gene encoding 50S ribosomal protein L30, with translation MIAAIRVRGRTGIKKDIADTLDMLKLTRINHAVLIEENPSYQGMLQKAKDYITWGEIDSETVAKIISKRGKLAGNIKVTEDYLKENTDYSSVEELSKAVVDSGAKLEDSGIKPVFRLHPPRKGYEDIKKTFVESGSLGYRGDKIGDLIKKMI
- the secY gene encoding preprotein translocase subunit SecY, with amino-acid sequence MIEKLQPIFSWIPQVKSPQHRQPFKDKLKWTGIILILYFVLANIHLFGLSPTAVDQFSQLRAVLAGEFGSIITLGIGPIVTSSIILQLLVGGKILNLDLSRHEDKALFQGTQKLLAIIFTLFEAAVMVLAGLLPPSAPELAAILIAQITLGGILIIFLDEVVSKWGFGSGVGLFIVAGVSQAIVVGTFNFLASPTSPGVPAGAIPKFIYLLTTGAPDFSILIPVLATIIVFLVVVYAESMRVEIPLSYGGVKGARGKYPLRFIYASNMPVILTSALLMNVALFAGLFQKIGFPILGTISQGQAVSGIAYYLSTPSSLSVVLTDPIKVAIYGVVFTALCVLFAWLWVEMSGIGPKKVAADLHRMGVQIPGHRSSKTHFERILKKYIPAITILGGAFVGLLAFGADLTGALGGGTGVLLTVGIVYRLYEEIAQEQLMDMHPMLRKFLGD